The following are from one region of the Gloeomargarita lithophora Alchichica-D10 genome:
- a CDS encoding O-antigen ligase family protein, whose amino-acid sequence MGTRLDWLGLGLGILPFWSGLGLAVWAGGMISVWVRRGRLLCRQRETWLWVGLTGLMVISSLQSPDPLGALLGLGNFVPFFAFFLAVRSQVTPAQRYQWVKIMGGTGMVVALVGLAQALGGQGTLTLLGLEMNWHSRIPGRVDSVFSDANVMASYCVMLLPVQLGLTLNAPSGSRLRWGWGVATGITFLALLLTRSLNGLGVVGLLGIGVSFRQRRYVLSAVIVLLGLGIVGAGLDWPGWRAVFPELLWGRLPKYLLGRAEDLRTVQWQLAWDWFEQRPWWGWGLRYFPTLYQQSTDSWVGHPHNFWVMLLVETGVWVTGLFTFLVGRVVVRGWHSWHKTGDWRYGGMWLAFVGVTCFHGLDVTLFDGRVNGLAWLLLAGLADDKLSSQSGKL is encoded by the coding sequence TTGGGCACCCGCTTAGACTGGTTGGGGTTAGGGCTAGGGATTTTGCCCTTCTGGTCGGGGCTGGGCTTGGCGGTCTGGGCGGGGGGCATGATCTCGGTGTGGGTACGGCGGGGGCGGCTTTTGTGCCGACAGCGGGAAACCTGGCTCTGGGTGGGACTCACCGGGTTAATGGTCATCAGTTCGCTCCAGTCCCCCGACCCGTTGGGAGCCTTGTTGGGGCTGGGGAATTTTGTGCCTTTTTTTGCTTTTTTCCTGGCGGTACGCTCCCAGGTCACCCCGGCGCAGCGCTACCAGTGGGTGAAGATCATGGGCGGCACGGGCATGGTCGTGGCTTTGGTGGGGTTGGCGCAGGCGTTGGGCGGGCAAGGCACCCTCACTTTATTGGGGCTGGAAATGAATTGGCATTCCCGCATTCCCGGACGAGTGGATTCAGTTTTTAGTGATGCCAATGTAATGGCTTCCTACTGCGTAATGTTACTGCCGGTGCAATTGGGCTTGACCTTAAACGCTCCATCGGGTTCCCGGCTCCGGTGGGGCTGGGGGGTGGCGACCGGTATCACATTTTTGGCCTTGCTTCTGACCCGCTCTTTGAATGGCTTGGGGGTGGTGGGGCTGTTGGGCATTGGGGTGAGTTTTCGCCAGCGCCGCTACGTTTTGAGTGCCGTCATTGTTCTCCTTGGCCTGGGCATTGTGGGGGCGGGGTTGGATTGGCCGGGGTGGCGGGCGGTGTTCCCCGAACTGCTGTGGGGACGGCTACCCAAGTACCTGTTGGGGCGGGCGGAGGATTTACGCACGGTACAGTGGCAGTTGGCCTGGGATTGGTTTGAACAACGACCCTGGTGGGGGTGGGGGTTGCGTTATTTCCCAACGTTATACCAACAAAGTACCGATAGTTGGGTGGGACATCCCCACAATTTTTGGGTCATGTTGTTGGTGGAGACGGGGGTTTGGGTGACGGGGTTATTCACTTTTTTGGTGGGGCGGGTGGTGGTACGGGGTTGGCACTCCTGGCATAAAACCGGGGATTGGCGGTACGGCGGGATGTGGTTGGCTTTTGTGGGGGTCACCTGTTTTCATGGTCTGGATGTGACCCTATTTGATGGCCGGGTGAATGGCCTCGCCTGGTTGCTGCTGGCGGGATTGGCGGATGATAAACTTAGTTCACAATCAGGGAAACTTTGA
- a CDS encoding STAS domain-containing protein: protein MERILFSPITKELFGYPPQTLEIPLTRLDTATAETFKQQCLDLVNKQAQVVGINLSTVDFMDSKGLGALVSCSKQIQALGGKTFLVAPQPQILVLLETVAIHRFIPIYTKREHFEQGQEPDTF, encoded by the coding sequence ATGGAACGTATCCTATTTAGCCCGATTACTAAAGAGTTGTTTGGTTACCCCCCCCAAACGTTGGAAATTCCCCTGACCCGGTTGGATACGGCGACGGCGGAAACCTTCAAGCAACAGTGCTTGGATTTGGTAAATAAACAGGCTCAGGTGGTGGGCATCAATCTCAGCACCGTGGATTTTATGGACAGCAAGGGGTTGGGTGCCCTAGTCAGTTGCAGTAAACAAATCCAAGCCCTGGGGGGCAAAACATTTTTGGTGGCTCCCCAACCGCAAATTTTGGTGCTGTTGGAAACCGTGGCGATTCACCGCTTTATCCCCATTTACACCAAGCGGGAGCATTTTGAGCAGGGACAAGAACCCGATACGTTTTAG
- a CDS encoding lipid-A-disaccharide synthase-related protein yields MRLLCLSNGHGEDRIAGTILAALQREQPPPTLRALPLVGTGHTYRQMGVPLVGPARNLPSGGFLQTGLAQDVRAGLWGLVGQQRRAVREWAQTAPRGLVLAVGDVWPLWLAWQSGRSFIFVATAKSEYHLRDEKGRLPKTHGLEGWAGSVFYPWERWLMGRSVATFPRDELTTIWLKRWRLPVTWVGNPMMDALEAPGQLHIPGFSEAMVIVLMPGSRAPEAYRNWELILKALPGVIESLSAPQILFLAAIAPGLDRTQIEATLQKYRWPTFPGVGFGYDQVGLVVTQAHFNDCLHLAHAGIALAGTATEQLVGLGKPVVSFPGGGPQYTRHFARYQQRLLGPSMRLVDKPEAVGLVLQEILTDPDELNFIARNGRQRLGTAGASVTIARLIGQYLGR; encoded by the coding sequence ATGCGGTTATTGTGTTTGAGTAATGGGCACGGGGAAGACCGGATCGCCGGGACGATTTTGGCGGCCTTACAGCGGGAACAGCCCCCCCCGACCCTGCGGGCTTTGCCCTTGGTGGGTACGGGGCACACCTACCGGCAGATGGGAGTTCCTTTGGTGGGGCCAGCTCGGAATTTGCCTTCGGGGGGTTTTTTACAAACCGGGTTGGCGCAGGATGTGCGGGCGGGGTTGTGGGGTTTGGTGGGGCAACAGCGGCGGGCGGTGCGGGAGTGGGCGCAGACGGCACCCCGGGGGCTGGTTTTGGCGGTGGGGGATGTTTGGCCCTTGTGGTTGGCCTGGCAGAGTGGCCGGTCGTTTATTTTTGTCGCTACAGCCAAATCGGAATACCATCTCCGGGACGAAAAGGGGCGATTGCCCAAAACCCACGGGTTGGAGGGGTGGGCGGGTTCGGTGTTTTATCCCTGGGAACGCTGGTTGATGGGGCGGTCGGTGGCGACTTTTCCCCGGGATGAGTTGACAACGATCTGGTTAAAACGCTGGCGATTGCCGGTGACCTGGGTGGGCAATCCCATGATGGATGCCCTGGAAGCACCGGGGCAACTGCATATTCCGGGATTTAGCGAGGCGATGGTAATTGTGTTAATGCCGGGTTCCCGTGCCCCGGAAGCCTACCGGAATTGGGAATTGATCCTCAAGGCACTGCCGGGGGTGATCGAGAGCTTGAGTGCCCCGCAGATTTTGTTTTTGGCGGCGATTGCGCCGGGATTAGACCGCACCCAAATTGAGGCGACCCTGCAAAAGTATCGCTGGCCGACCTTTCCGGGGGTGGGGTTTGGCTACGACCAGGTGGGGCTGGTGGTCACCCAGGCGCATTTTAATGATTGTTTGCATTTGGCTCATGCGGGGATTGCCCTGGCGGGGACGGCGACGGAACAGTTGGTGGGGTTGGGCAAGCCGGTGGTCAGTTTTCCGGGGGGCGGTCCCCAGTACACCCGCCATTTTGCCCGTTACCAACAGCGGTTACTTGGTCCTTCTATGCGGTTGGTGGATAAGCCAGAAGCGGTGGGGCTGGTATTGCAAGAAATCCTGACCGACCCGGATGAGTTGAATTTCATCGCTCGCAACGGTCGCCAACGCCTGGGGACAGCGGGTGCCAGTGTTACCATTGCCCGGTTAATTGGGCAATACCTGGGGCGTTAG
- a CDS encoding SAM-dependent methyltransferase, which translates to MLRKPLMLLTGVGLSLVALNPLLLPPSAHALPVLPSFGEYIAKDVPYVPTPQEVVDAMLKLGNVNSQDVLLDLGSGDGRIVITAAKNYRVQRAVGIEIDPSLVAESRRNIEQAGVADRAQIMQQNLFDADLSKYSVITMYLLPSVNLRLRHKLLRLKPGTRIVSHAFDMGGWKPDEVRQVDGRTVYLWVVPEPGKINPEFLKEIKE; encoded by the coding sequence ATGCTACGGAAACCTTTGATGCTGTTGACGGGTGTGGGGCTGAGTTTGGTAGCCCTGAATCCATTGCTGTTACCCCCCAGTGCCCACGCCTTGCCCGTCTTGCCCAGCTTTGGGGAGTACATTGCCAAGGATGTGCCCTACGTGCCCACCCCCCAGGAAGTGGTGGATGCCATGCTAAAACTGGGGAATGTCAATAGCCAGGATGTTTTGCTGGATTTGGGCAGTGGGGATGGCCGGATTGTGATTACCGCCGCCAAAAACTACCGAGTACAAAGGGCGGTTGGCATTGAAATTGACCCCAGTTTGGTGGCCGAAAGCCGCCGCAATATCGAACAAGCCGGGGTTGCAGACCGGGCGCAAATCATGCAACAAAACCTGTTTGACGCTGACCTGAGCAAATACAGTGTTATTACTATGTACCTTCTGCCGAGTGTGAACTTGCGCCTGCGGCATAAACTATTGCGCCTAAAACCGGGCACCCGCATTGTCTCCCACGCCTTTGATATGGGGGGCTGGAAACCCGATGAGGTGCGGCAGGTGGATGGGCGGACGGTTTATCTGTGGGTGGTGCCGGAACCAGGGAAAATCAACCCCGAATTTCTCAAGGAAATTAAGGAATAA
- a CDS encoding DUF29 domain-containing protein: MEPQATTDYDRDFYAWTQTQVAYLRTEQFHLLDIDHLCEEIASLGKQQKRELRHRLGILLGHLLKWTYQPSARSKSWQATIQEQRERIQEHLEENPSLQPYLAEAIQKGYRDGLNLVNRETPLDPAQLPPSCPFSKAQIFAEPIAISDCHVSPIIFNKP, encoded by the coding sequence ATGGAGCCGCAGGCCACCACTGATTATGACCGGGACTTTTATGCTTGGACTCAGACCCAGGTGGCCTATCTACGCACGGAGCAATTTCATCTACTCGACATTGACCATCTGTGCGAGGAAATCGCATCCTTGGGGAAACAGCAAAAGCGAGAACTGCGGCACCGCCTGGGAATTTTGCTCGGTCATCTCCTGAAATGGACATACCAACCCTCAGCCCGTTCTAAAAGCTGGCAAGCGACCATTCAAGAACAAAGGGAACGCATCCAAGAACATCTGGAGGAAAATCCCAGTCTCCAACCCTATCTTGCCGAAGCCATCCAGAAAGGTTATCGAGATGGTCTGAACTTGGTCAACCGGGAAACCCCCCTCGACCCGGCACAACTTCCCCCATCATGCCCCTTTTCAAAAGCGCAGATATTTGCCGAACCGATAGCCATCTCGGATTGCCATGTTTCACCAATCATTTTTAACAAACCATAA
- a CDS encoding serine/threonine-protein kinase, producing MDLYCTRPGCPSPLNRVDIDEEQLRSISQIHCRACQMPLILAGAYLPIKPLGQGGFGATFLAVDRYLPNMEHCVVKHFRPEGMNEEEIVMARRLFTREATVLQKVGNDHDAIPDLYAYFPMEVTKLGQSHQTQEHFYLVQEYIDGEDLEHELQRLGAYDEGKVIELLKSLLPILEFVHGRNIIHRDIKPANIMRHRQGKIYLLDFGAVRDLFSTSKWTTVGTTGYAAPEQYHGGDVYPSTDLYGLGVTCLRLLTGLPPEDLYDAYQGVWKWQDRVRLSRETSQILDRMVRLVVQERFKSANDVLAELHGLPRRVQLPPSSKPLRPALAPQATPMPVVTPLPLPLAQPTPGVLLGQIFLIAAEVGLWVMVAVVKLAAPVGVSLLLGALLGGWVWFWGRTWLRVPWLAGLWLASFILLVGLLPGAGLRLGLGSLTLGLITLGIVTLGQWLRQSLR from the coding sequence ATGGACTTGTATTGTACCCGCCCTGGCTGTCCTAGCCCGCTCAATCGGGTGGATATTGACGAGGAACAACTCCGCAGTATCTCACAAATCCATTGCCGTGCTTGTCAGATGCCCTTGATTTTGGCCGGGGCTTATCTGCCGATTAAACCCCTCGGCCAAGGGGGTTTTGGGGCGACCTTCCTCGCCGTTGACCGCTATTTACCCAATATGGAACATTGTGTGGTCAAACACTTTCGCCCGGAGGGCATGAATGAGGAAGAAATTGTCATGGCGCGGCGGTTATTCACTCGCGAAGCCACGGTATTACAAAAAGTGGGCAATGACCACGATGCTATCCCGGATTTATACGCTTATTTCCCGATGGAGGTTACCAAATTGGGTCAGTCCCACCAGACCCAAGAGCATTTTTATCTGGTGCAGGAATATATTGACGGGGAAGATTTAGAACATGAATTACAACGGTTAGGGGCCTACGATGAGGGGAAAGTGATTGAGTTGTTAAAATCCCTTTTGCCGATTTTGGAATTTGTCCACGGGCGCAACATTATCCATCGGGATATTAAACCGGCGAATATCATGCGCCATCGCCAGGGCAAAATTTACCTGCTGGATTTTGGGGCGGTGCGGGATTTGTTTAGCACCTCCAAGTGGACAACGGTGGGCACCACGGGCTATGCGGCTCCAGAGCAATATCACGGCGGCGATGTGTATCCTTCCACGGATTTGTATGGGTTGGGGGTGACCTGTTTGCGGTTGTTGACCGGCTTGCCCCCGGAGGACCTCTACGATGCCTACCAGGGGGTGTGGAAGTGGCAGGATCGGGTGCGGCTCAGTCGTGAAACCAGCCAAATTTTGGATCGCATGGTGCGCTTGGTGGTGCAGGAGCGGTTTAAGAGTGCGAATGATGTGCTGGCAGAATTGCATGGTCTGCCCCGCCGGGTGCAACTGCCGCCGAGTTCTAAGCCTTTGCGCCCTGCCCTGGCTCCCCAGGCAACACCGATGCCGGTGGTCACCCCGTTACCTTTACCTTTAGCCCAACCCACGCCTGGGGTCTTGCTGGGGCAGATTTTTTTGATTGCGGCGGAAGTTGGCCTCTGGGTGATGGTCGCCGTGGTGAAACTGGCGGCACCGGTGGGGGTGAGTTTACTTTTGGGGGCACTCCTGGGCGGGTGGGTCTGGTTTTGGGGGCGGACATGGTTGCGGGTTCCCTGGCTGGCGGGGCTGTGGTTGGCAAGTTTTATCCTGCTGGTGGGGCTATTGCCGGGGGCGGGGCTACGTTTGGGCTTGGGGTCTTTGACCCTGGGCTTGATCACCCTGGGTATCGTCACCCTGGGGCAATGGTTGCGCCAATCCCTGCGGTAA
- a CDS encoding type II toxin-antitoxin system RelE family toxin, with the protein MAAPRKLSDEIATAILIEFRTAVAGAKKLRGTTDYSLRVGVYRILYEFTG; encoded by the coding sequence ATGGCTGCGCCACGCAAGCTATCAGATGAGATTGCTACAGCCATCCTAATTGAATTTAGAACAGCGGTCGCCGGGGCGAAAAAACTTCGAGGGACAACCGATTACAGTTTACGGGTGGGGGTGTATCGGATTCTCTACGAGTTTACCGGGTGA
- a CDS encoding BLUF domain-containing protein, with protein MGLYRMTYISRAVPGLGYNDLRDIMGKSEVNNSHVGLTGLLCFGNSIFLQILEGSRQAISHTYHRILQDPRHHSAEIIAFDPVLQREFVQWSMKLVQIDEDSPEKMRRLYLKYSGEVAFMPETMTPAQCLQFMIDIDPARSGVKV; from the coding sequence ATGGGTTTGTATCGGATGACTTATATCAGTCGGGCGGTGCCGGGTTTGGGGTACAACGATTTGCGGGACATCATGGGCAAATCCGAGGTGAATAATAGCCATGTGGGACTCACCGGGCTGTTGTGTTTTGGCAATAGCATTTTTTTGCAAATTTTGGAGGGCAGTCGTCAAGCCATCAGCCATACCTACCACCGGATTTTGCAAGACCCCCGCCACCACAGTGCGGAAATCATCGCCTTTGACCCGGTACTCCAGCGGGAATTTGTCCAGTGGTCTATGAAATTGGTGCAAATTGATGAGGATAGCCCGGAAAAAATGCGCCGCCTGTATCTTAAATACTCCGGCGAGGTGGCCTTCATGCCGGAAACCATGACCCCGGCGCAATGCCTACAATTTATGATTGACATTGACCCCGCCCGCAGTGGGGTTAAAGTCTGA
- a CDS encoding M23 family metallopeptidase, translating to MQPQSWALGSFPVENFQTYTSPFGPRWGRFHYGLDLAAPEGSYIRSWWDGRVVEIFNDAGCGTGIVVQSGQWEHIYCHLRGRAAKDSQGVYLLDANSGLSIRQGQWVTAGLRIGRVGMTGRTTGPHLHWGLRHAGRWIDPAIVLREMYAQQNRERTFSQRAS from the coding sequence ATGCAACCCCAATCCTGGGCGTTGGGTTCTTTCCCGGTGGAAAATTTCCAGACCTACACCTCGCCCTTTGGCCCCCGCTGGGGTCGGTTCCACTACGGCCTTGACCTGGCCGCCCCGGAAGGAAGCTACATCCGCAGTTGGTGGGATGGCCGGGTGGTGGAAATTTTCAACGATGCGGGCTGTGGCACGGGGATCGTTGTCCAGTCGGGGCAATGGGAGCACATTTATTGTCACCTGCGGGGGCGAGCCGCCAAGGATAGCCAGGGGGTTTATCTGCTGGATGCCAATAGCGGTTTGAGCATTCGCCAAGGGCAATGGGTCACCGCCGGTCTGCGGATTGGCCGGGTGGGGATGACCGGGCGCACCACTGGCCCCCACCTGCATTGGGGTTTGCGCCATGCGGGGCGATGGATTGACCCGGCGATTGTGCTGCGGGAAATGTATGCCCAACAAAATCGGGAACGCACCTTCTCCCAACGGGCTTCCTAA
- the petH gene encoding ferredoxin--NADP reductase, with protein sequence MFIFEVVGLRQSPATDNFNYAIRQSGRIWFQVPYQRMNQEMQRIQRLGGRIVSMRPLSEPAPVPPPVAKTENKVRQTSSTPAKATKTKESVSRSKPMTQTKGKTDIPVNLYRPTAPFVGRCMSNEPLVQSGGIGIVQHLKFDLRGGNLHYLEGQSIGIIPPGADANGKPHKLRLYSIASTRHGDDLDDQTVSLCVRELEYEHPETKEKVYGVCSSYLCHLEPGAEVKITGPVGKEMLLPDDPDAKIIMMATGTGIAPFRAYLWRMFKPGEKALNPDYEFKGLAWLIFGIPTSPNILYQEELEALQAEFPDHFRLTYAISREQKNTEGGRMYIQHRVAEHADELWAMLQEPKTHAYMCGLRGMEDGIDAALSVAAAKQGAEWAPYQKNLKKQGRWHVETY encoded by the coding sequence ATGTTTATTTTTGAGGTAGTTGGTCTGCGGCAAAGCCCAGCCACGGACAATTTCAACTATGCCATTCGCCAGAGTGGGCGCATTTGGTTCCAGGTGCCCTACCAACGCATGAACCAGGAAATGCAACGCATCCAGCGCCTGGGTGGCCGGATCGTGAGTATGCGTCCCCTGAGTGAGCCAGCCCCGGTGCCCCCCCCAGTTGCCAAAACGGAAAACAAAGTGAGACAAACCAGCAGCACCCCGGCAAAAGCCACTAAAACTAAAGAGTCCGTCTCACGGAGTAAACCCATGACGCAAACCAAGGGGAAAACCGATATTCCCGTCAATCTTTATCGTCCCACGGCGCCCTTTGTAGGCCGCTGTATGAGCAATGAGCCGTTAGTACAATCTGGAGGCATCGGCATTGTCCAACACCTTAAATTTGACCTGCGGGGCGGGAATTTGCACTACCTCGAAGGCCAAAGTATCGGCATCATTCCCCCCGGCGCCGATGCCAACGGCAAACCCCATAAATTAAGGCTCTATTCCATCGCCTCCACCCGCCACGGGGACGACCTGGACGACCAAACCGTGTCCCTGTGTGTGCGCGAATTGGAATACGAACACCCGGAAACCAAAGAGAAAGTTTATGGGGTTTGTTCCAGCTACCTGTGCCATTTGGAACCGGGTGCCGAAGTAAAAATTACCGGCCCGGTGGGCAAGGAAATGCTCCTGCCGGATGACCCGGACGCTAAAATCATTATGATGGCAACCGGGACGGGGATTGCGCCGTTTCGTGCCTACCTGTGGCGGATGTTCAAACCGGGCGAAAAAGCCCTGAATCCCGACTACGAATTCAAGGGGTTAGCCTGGTTAATTTTTGGCATTCCCACCAGCCCGAATATCCTCTACCAAGAGGAACTGGAAGCCCTGCAAGCGGAATTTCCTGACCATTTCCGGCTCACCTACGCCATCAGCCGGGAGCAGAAAAATACGGAAGGCGGGCGGATGTACATCCAGCATCGGGTCGCCGAACACGCCGATGAACTCTGGGCGATGCTCCAGGAACCCAAAACCCACGCCTATATGTGCGGTCTGCGGGGGATGGAAGATGGTATTGATGCCGCCCTGAGTGTGGCCGCCGCCAAACAGGGTGCGGAATGGGCACCCTACCAAAAGAACCTGAAAAAACAAGGCCGCTGGCACGTGGAAACCTACTAA
- a CDS encoding PDC sensor domain-containing protein, translating to MSKMRFWRLHPRYWSITTRLTVVLLLMGLVPMGVSAVLNLRASIRQLELREHRSLELLAMSTAARLDQLLVDHRESVVALSLLPGVQKFLQGQDKQPVDEYQRMVTHLRTFEQIHSDFDLVFLLDRNGVCVASTIPAMVGVNYAFREYYREAIKGQIAISGVIFGRVTAQPGVFVSAPVRNERGQMVGVAALKINISVIQKIVAAARVGQQGQAFLVDSHGVIMAHTKPELIFHSLAPLPADVQEQIINTSLIPYLTSIRDLDLSVLADNLIQAKQPGYIKRFTDTNGQATTLGYAPLEVESWVMAVAEPRSQFLSPIWQLAWQNGLQFVLVSGLLVGVVVWVVRSISRPLRLLLMTAQDLEQGTYDQMERLQEISEKPDDIGRLARGLLKAAVQVQAREEKLKAQVTNLVITIDHRKKETHVQEITGSDYFQSLQNRARTLRERR from the coding sequence ATGAGCAAAATGAGGTTTTGGCGCCTGCATCCGAGGTATTGGTCAATCACCACCCGATTAACCGTGGTGTTGTTGCTCATGGGTTTGGTGCCGATGGGGGTGTCGGCGGTTTTGAATCTGCGGGCGAGTATCCGGCAATTGGAGTTGCGGGAACATCGGAGCCTGGAACTGTTGGCCATGAGTACGGCGGCACGGTTAGACCAACTGCTGGTTGACCATCGAGAATCCGTAGTTGCCCTCAGCCTGCTCCCTGGGGTGCAAAAATTTCTCCAAGGGCAGGACAAGCAACCGGTGGATGAGTACCAACGGATGGTGACGCATTTGCGTACCTTTGAGCAGATTCACTCGGATTTTGACCTGGTGTTTCTGCTGGATCGTAACGGGGTATGCGTGGCCTCAACCATACCGGCGATGGTGGGGGTGAATTATGCGTTTCGGGAGTACTACCGGGAGGCGATCAAAGGTCAAATTGCCATCTCTGGGGTCATTTTTGGCCGGGTGACGGCGCAACCGGGGGTATTTGTGAGCGCACCGGTGCGGAATGAGCGAGGACAGATGGTGGGCGTGGCGGCTTTGAAAATTAATATCTCTGTCATTCAGAAAATTGTAGCGGCGGCGCGGGTGGGTCAGCAGGGGCAGGCCTTTCTCGTGGATAGCCATGGGGTGATCATGGCGCATACCAAACCCGAACTGATTTTCCATAGCTTGGCGCCCCTGCCCGCAGATGTCCAGGAGCAAATTATCAATACCAGTTTAATTCCCTATCTGACCAGCATCCGTGACCTGGATTTGAGTGTTTTGGCTGACAATCTAATTCAGGCCAAACAACCGGGTTATATCAAACGGTTTACAGACACGAATGGTCAGGCGACAACCCTGGGCTATGCGCCCCTGGAGGTGGAATCTTGGGTGATGGCGGTGGCAGAACCTCGGTCCCAATTTTTAAGCCCGATTTGGCAGTTGGCCTGGCAGAATGGGTTACAGTTTGTCCTGGTGTCGGGGTTGTTGGTTGGTGTGGTGGTTTGGGTGGTGCGGAGCATTAGTCGCCCCCTGCGGTTGCTGTTGATGACGGCGCAGGATTTGGAGCAAGGCACCTACGATCAGATGGAGCGGCTCCAGGAAATTAGTGAAAAACCGGACGATATTGGCCGCTTGGCGCGGGGTTTGCTCAAGGCCGCCGTGCAAGTGCAAGCCCGGGAAGAAAAATTGAAAGCGCAGGTGACCAATCTGGTGATCACCATTGACCACCGCAAAAAGGAAACCCACGTGCAAGAAATCACCGGGTCAGATTATTTCCAAAGTTTGCAAAACCGCGCGCGCACCTTGCGGGAACGGCGTTAG
- a CDS encoding APC family permease, whose protein sequence is MSLPDSPTKPEPMATGTTLLQPRLTVGDGIALIVGIVVGVGIFETPVLVAMNLSTVSQVVLAWLLGGVLSLVGGLCFAELGAAYPHAGGVYHYLDRTFGSRLAFLFGWARMTIIQPGSIVLLAFVFGDYFSQLVPWGEYGSSLYAAVAVGLLTGCNVLGLTPGKWVQAGLSGAKVLGLLLVILAGLRGSVPTVVAAPQPTSINLGLAMVFVLFTYGGWSEAAYISAELRHVQRTMPRTLLGGIGLITGLYLLVNWVYLRGLGLAGVAQSQAVAADLLRQTLGDSGALLTSGIIAISALGAIQGTLITGARTNFALGQDFGFLGGLAIWNRRYNSPVGAFVGQGAICFALVGLATLTRKGFATMVDYTAPVFWLFMLLAGVALMGLRWREPERVRPFRVPLYPLIPLVFCATCGYLLYASLAYTGVGALVGVGVLAVGFPLSWLPKSS, encoded by the coding sequence ATGTCTTTACCCGACAGTCCGACCAAGCCGGAACCGATGGCGACGGGGACGACCCTCCTCCAGCCCCGCTTGACGGTTGGGGATGGGATTGCCCTCATTGTGGGTATTGTGGTGGGGGTGGGGATTTTTGAAACGCCGGTGTTGGTGGCGATGAATCTCAGCACGGTGTCCCAGGTGGTACTGGCCTGGTTGCTGGGGGGAGTCCTGTCCCTGGTGGGGGGTCTGTGTTTTGCGGAGTTGGGGGCGGCCTATCCCCATGCGGGCGGGGTGTATCACTATCTGGATCGCACCTTTGGTTCCCGGTTGGCCTTTTTGTTTGGCTGGGCGCGGATGACGATTATCCAACCCGGTTCGATTGTCCTGCTGGCGTTTGTGTTTGGCGATTATTTCAGCCAATTGGTGCCTTGGGGGGAATACGGGTCGTCCCTGTATGCGGCGGTGGCAGTGGGTTTATTGACCGGCTGTAATGTGCTGGGTTTGACCCCGGGCAAGTGGGTTCAGGCGGGGTTGAGCGGGGCAAAGGTGTTGGGGTTGCTGTTGGTGATCCTGGCGGGTCTGCGGGGGTCGGTGCCGACGGTGGTGGCTGCCCCGCAACCGACCAGCATCAACCTGGGGTTGGCGATGGTGTTTGTGCTGTTCACCTACGGCGGCTGGAGTGAGGCGGCTTATATTTCAGCGGAATTGCGCCATGTGCAACGCACCATGCCCCGTACCCTCCTGGGGGGGATAGGGCTGATTACTGGGCTGTACCTGCTGGTGAACTGGGTTTATTTGCGGGGGTTGGGGTTGGCGGGGGTGGCGCAGTCCCAGGCGGTGGCGGCAGACCTCCTGCGGCAAACCCTGGGGGATTCCGGGGCACTGCTGACCAGTGGGATTATTGCCATTTCTGCCCTGGGTGCCATCCAGGGAACGTTGATCACCGGTGCCCGCACCAACTTTGCCCTGGGGCAGGACTTTGGTTTTCTGGGGGGGTTGGCAATCTGGAACCGGCGTTACAATTCTCCCGTCGGGGCTTTTGTCGGTCAAGGGGCGATTTGCTTTGCCCTTGTGGGGCTGGCAACCCTCACCCGCAAGGGGTTTGCTACGATGGTTGACTACACGGCACCAGTGTTTTGGCTGTTTATGCTCTTGGCCGGGGTGGCATTGATGGGGTTACGCTGGCGGGAACCGGAACGGGTGCGGCCTTTTCGGGTGCCTTTATATCCCCTCATCCCCCTGGTGTTTTGTGCCACCTGCGGCTATCTGCTGTACGCCAGTTTGGCCTACACCGGGGTCGGTGCTCTGGTGGGAGTCGGGGTGCTGGCGGTCGGATTCCCCTTGAGTTGGCTCCCAAAATCGTCCTAA
- a CDS encoding type II toxin-antitoxin system RelE family toxin, producing MYEVLLHPDAQKVYINADQALAKKIARCLQQLEQTPRSHPNIKALKGDYAGYYRYRSGDYRVIYAIDDKLVQVLVVAIAHRSTAYET from the coding sequence ATGTATGAAGTTCTTCTCCATCCCGATGCCCAAAAAGTTTATATTAACGCCGATCAAGCCTTAGCGAAAAAAATTGCTCGATGTTTGCAACAGCTAGAACAAACTCCCCGTTCACACCCTAATATCAAAGCTCTCAAGGGAGATTATGCAGGCTACTATCGCTACCGTTCTGGGGACTACAGGGTGATCTATGCCATAGATGATAAATTGGTTCAGGTGTTGGTTGTGGCGATCGCCCATCGCAGTACAGCCTATGAAACATAG